From the genome of Candidatus Acidiferrales bacterium, one region includes:
- a CDS encoding response regulator, producing NQLVISRLAGAPVGWFRHRRCTHEPGITRPSSEVMAAELAQRNGTATVLAVDDDPVFLQALERVLAQNGYQVRTAASTAEALAQLEREPVDLMISDLCLPGNDALHLLRDLRKRKCSIPVIILTAGGGVESYLEAMNCGAFDYATKPVKDVELLALVRRALDSEARLSSRPSPLSEEPSPWR from the coding sequence CTAACCAGCTTGTAATCAGCAGGTTGGCCGGAGCGCCGGTGGGCTGGTTCCGGCATCGGCGTTGCACCCACGAACCGGGAATCACGCGCCCGAGTAGTGAAGTCATGGCAGCAGAACTTGCGCAACGGAACGGGACGGCAACGGTTCTCGCGGTGGACGATGACCCCGTCTTTCTCCAAGCCCTGGAGCGAGTCCTCGCCCAAAACGGCTATCAGGTGCGGACGGCAGCCAGTACGGCTGAGGCGCTCGCTCAACTGGAAAGAGAGCCGGTGGATCTAATGATCTCCGACCTCTGCCTCCCGGGGAACGATGCCCTTCACCTGCTTCGCGACCTGCGGAAGCGGAAGTGTTCCATCCCGGTGATCATTTTGACTGCGGGCGGCGGCGTGGAAAGCTATCTCGAAGCCATGAACTGCGGAGCCTTTGACTATGCCACCAAGCCCGTCAAGGACGTTGAGTTGCTGGCCTTGGTCCGGCGGGCGCTCGATTCCGAAGCGCGCCTTTCATCCCGTCCTTCCCCTTTATCGGAGGAGCCTTCCCCATGGCGATGA